Part of the Oreochromis aureus strain Israel breed Guangdong linkage group 20, ZZ_aureus, whole genome shotgun sequence genome, TGGTTTTCCCAAATTAACACTTTGTTTGTCTTCCAGGAATGGAAAGCATCAGTTTGGAAACGGACTGGGATAGGTTAGGCCTCTCCGCTCTGGGCCCCACAGGAAGAAACAACTTCTCTTCCTCGTTTATTTCTGAACTGAACTCATTCAACACTTCTCACAGTGGGGGATCCTTCTTTGGCATCTTTCCCGAGAATGGCTCCAATAGCACACCTCGCACCCTTCCCCAGCCCAGGGTGAGGGATATGGGCTTGGCCCGGGCTGAGATTGCAGTGCTTGCAGTGGTCCTGGCTCTTACCACCTTGGGGAACAGCTTTGTGCTGTGGGTGCTTCTGAGGCGGAGGAAGCACAATGCGCCGATGCACATATTCATGGTCAACCTGTGTGTGGCTGACCTGGTGGTGGCTTTCTTTCAGGTCAGTACGGGGGTTTCTTTGAGGCATTATAGCAACATGAATATACATAGATCACAGCAgtggatgaaacaaaaatttaaaggcctgtttgttttttgccataAGTAATTTTTTTTGACTCTTTATTCAAGTCTAAATATTTCATCTTTACTAActaatttttttcacactgaaaaCTTGCTCATCTTAATACTGATTTTTATCTTCCATTGgaatttctttttcacttaaCTGGGTTAAACTATGTAGCTTATTCTGTAATTGTGAGTTATATACTGTCTAGATCTGTTACAGCCATATACACTGTTCCACAAAAATACTTATAATATAAATACTGTGCATTTCTTTTTACTTTGCTTCCAGACTTTCAAACTTTCctgtaatttttaaagtggtcatgagcaatagttctccagtaTGTCTTTGGCCATTGGAggctttttcagtcatttcagtccagtccttgtacctgaccttTTTCAAAGGAATgtggtaatttaaaaaaaattaaaattactaTTTATAAGCAAATATtagaaaaaacagcagaaaataagtTCTGATCTTTACTATGCAAATTATAGATTTTAACCCTTTACAGTCTTGCTCTCAAAAGTAGCGTTCCACTGAGACCGTGCTGTTGAAGGTCTATAATGATCTTTCAATGGCTTCTGATGAAGGGAATTGTTCTGTAATCATTTTGCCTGATTTCACTGCAGCCTTTGATACCATTGACCATAAAAATCCTGCTTTACAGGCTTAAGGTTTTGGCTGGTGAATTTGGCTGTGCTTTAGACTTATTTACTTCTTATTTTTCTGATAGGACCTTCTCTGTTAGAACAAACAAgttcattattattttctttctgcatGCAGCTGGCATTATTcaattttttaattacatttttttttatcatttctatgctgatgacattcagcttGATAGGTTGTCCACCCTAGTCCACAGCTTAACTCAGAATACTGACTGGCTCTCTAGTTATTACCTCGTTTTAAATGCTGACAAGACTGAGACCATGATTATAGCTCCTGCTGAAATCAGTCAGGTTCTTGCCTCCTTTTGCCCAACTGCTCTTGCATGTGAAATCTTTGTCTCGCTCCTTTTCACAGACCGCTTGTCCGTGAAAAGTGCTTAATAAatgaacttaaaataaaatgtaaaaacaatttAGGTCTGGAAGACAAAGACGAAATGGTAGGCctaaaaaataacaacagtcaatagcagatgaacagtatctcaAAGttgtgtccttaagaaataagaaaaaaacaaaacaaaacagcaaagacTTGACACATGCATCTGACCCTTCAAATGATCCATTTACTGTTTGTTAGAAAGATCTCAGTGGAAAGCTGGCTGTGAAGAAGCCATTTTTAAGAAAGGAAAATACTTTAAGAAGaatgcttttctctttttttaaagcttccACAGGGAGTATCTGGAATTGAACCAGAGACCTCTTGAGCTGCAATCAAATGCTCTACCACTAAGCTATACCCCCTCAACGATAAaggcatctggcccttcagttgattcATATACTATACTGCCAAAGCCTAATcaaaatggtctcagtggaagttattcttaaggaagggaaacagaaagaaaaggttGATGTGTGCCAAACTACACAAGAACTGAAtcgaaaatcagtggcaacggGACGAATGAAGGATGAAtccatattttaaatttttagttCAAAATGTCAATATGTACTGTAGGAGGAGGTCAGGTCAAAACACCCAATGAAAAACTATCAGttatggattggcctccccagagtacAGACCTCAatattactgaagcagtgtggatCATCTAAAGGTGGCCAAAATCCAgaaaatgtccttcaagaagcctggagaactattcctgtagactacttaaagaaattacaagaaagcttcaCGAAGAGAcctcaggctgtgttgaagaataaagttggtcataccaaatattcacTTTCGAACTTGTAGTAACTGTACAAACTGTCTGCCTTATAGTGTATTTCAATGtctgtttgcagatgttttaaAAAACCACTGCAGTGAGGGCTCTGTCAGGACTTGTCACAGTAATGAATTGTCTCTGTATTTCTTTCTGAAGTCTCTGCTGCTTTCCTACCCAGTTGGCTTCTCGATGACTCGGCTGCACAAATTTCTTGAAATGGcagtcaaatatatatatatataaaaaagaccAGCTTTTCCCAGTCCAGCTGTGCAATGCAATCATAAACATCATTCAAACAGGAGtaaatgattttttattttagaacTGCTTTCATATGTGGATGACCATATCTTTGGTGTTTTTTGAGGtaaaagcaaacaaattaaaaaaacaggcTTGGGTCAAAAATGTCCAGTGCCCTTGTCGTGGATATTAAAGAACATGTCATTAAGTGCCATGGTGTGGCTTACTGATGTGCTCAAGCTGTTTTCAGATAACAGTCTCGGACACAGTGCTAAATTGGGTTTGGGCTGCACAGGCACTTCTTGTTGATACGCTGAATATATTAGGAaacacttattttaaaaataactacTTTTTATCTGTGTGTTCAGGTTCTTCCCCAGCTAATATGGGACATTACAGAGAGGTTTCAAGGGCCAGATTTGCTATGCCGGTCCGTCAAGTATTTGCAGATTGTTGGTATGTTTGCTTCCTCCTATATGATAGTTGCCATGACAGTAGACCGGCACCATGCCATCTGCTGCCCGTTGCAGGCCTACCGAGGGGGCGCAGTGTCCCGCTGGAACACTCCTGTCATGGTGGCCTGGGGCCTGGCACTGGTCCTCAGCATACCGCAGGTAGGAAGGGGTGAACACACAGGCAAACAAAAccttacacactcacacacaacacaagaacacacacacacagcttgaTTTCCACAGGAGAACTCAAGATGTTTGTCTATTTTTAGCTTCAAGAGATCACTGCAGATTATCAGTGTCTGTGGGTGTGCTGACCACTTTTCTCTTGTTGTTTCTGTCAGGTGTTCATCTTCTCCCGCTCAGAAGTGGCTCCCGGCGAGTTCGAGTGCTGGGGTCACTTTGCTGAGCTGTGGGGGCTGAAAGCCTACGTCACCTGGATGACGGTAGCTGTATTCCTCCTGCCCGCCCTCATCATTACCATCTGTCAGGTAATTCTAGTTGTACTGGCTGAACTCTGCACTGTCCGCAAAGGGTGTTGACTATAGGATTACATGCTCAGAGCAACATTATCCAGTAATGAGGCTTGTGGCATGAATGAAATGCTGTTTTGGTTTCAAGAGTGTATTTGGCACGCATTGTTCAATAACCTGTGGAGACTGTGGTTGGTGTTATGTCGCATCCCCAGGCAGATATGACATTCTGGGGTGCCTCCCATCAGTCCTGATCTATTTAGGGAAAGATATTTCTAGGGTCCAGCTTTTTCCCCTAATTAACACAGCACTTGGAGGTCTACTGCCGAGATGCCTGCCCAGTCTGAGAACATCCTGCCAGGGAGAGGAATGTACCAGATCTGTGCCAAACATAGAATTCTGGACCttttttccagtattttcaATATCAGATTTCAAATCCAGAGGGATATTTAGAACGTTTCTGGAAGAGAGAATGATGTTATTTCTGCTGAAGGAGGTAATTTGGAAAGTTTCAAGTGACTCGCCCGATTAAATCCCATAAACTGAATGGAAAGGTGGATTAATGTGCAGCTTCCAGTTACATTGCACCTAAAGCAGATGACAGTTGTAACAAACCTTCAGAATCAAAGTAAAAATAGTTGCAAGAATGAATCGCCTATTAGTAATGGATTTCATGCCGTTGTTTTGGTTTCTCTGGAGAATACCACAAATCATTTTGGTGCAATAAAATTTTATGGTAGCTATGTAATAGAGCGAAGGAATCGTGGCATTAAACAATGTTACATAAAAATGTCTGACACTGGTTTATGGCTGATGGTTAAGGCCAACACatactctctttttttttttacatttcaaatttcCCTTCAGTGTTGACataaactgcaaacaggacAGTCTGCAGCAAACACAAGCATCTGAATTTGCTACGTTCCCATGATAAAACGTTATCCTCGGGCCTTTTAGGTCGTGAATGATGGCATGTCTAGTTTTCCCTCTCACTGAGCTGTTGTAATTTCTCAAAatgttcttatatttcagataAGAATCTTCCGCGAGATTCACAACAACATCTACCTGAAGTCAGAGAGGATGGTGATGGCTGAGATGAAGAAAAACGAAATCCTCTTCCGCTTTC contains:
- the avpr2aa gene encoding vasopressin V2 receptor; translated protein: MESISLETDWDRLGLSALGPTGRNNFSSSFISELNSFNTSHSGGSFFGIFPENGSNSTPRTLPQPRVRDMGLARAEIAVLAVVLALTTLGNSFVLWVLLRRRKHNAPMHIFMVNLCVADLVVAFFQVLPQLIWDITERFQGPDLLCRSVKYLQIVGMFASSYMIVAMTVDRHHAICCPLQAYRGGAVSRWNTPVMVAWGLALVLSIPQVFIFSRSEVAPGEFECWGHFAELWGLKAYVTWMTVAVFLLPALIITICQIRIFREIHNNIYLKSERMVMAEMKKNEILFRFHSFRKEDERSRERGRQASGGGGWDGRGGQLLKGANNNPHNNTLNSQAGCYDYVPPDIQCNSCHGEHVTTTRTTAHQQTVNSSDCQEPYTNSPRCSLDYAPPHRPATPPPSITKAMSKTVRMTLVIVLVYTICWSPFFIVQLWAAWDPDPPDQGVAFTILMLLASLNSCTNPWIYTAFSSSVSRELQNLLHCGSRSGRRGSLPDDSTTTHTSTTKDSLY